The Inmirania thermothiophila nucleotide sequence TGTGGGCCGGCGAGGGCGACGCCGACGCGGTGATCGAGGCCCGGGGGCTTCGGCAGATCACCGACCACGGCGAGCTCGAGGCGCTGTGTCGCCGGGTGCTCGAGGACAACCCCGAGCAGGTGGCGCGCTACCGCGCCGGCAAGACCAAGCTCATGGGCTTCTTCGTCGGCCAGGTGATGAAGGCCACCGGCGGCAAGGCCAACCCCCGGCAGGTCAACGAGATCCTGCAGCGGCTCCTGGGGTGAGCGACGCCCTGACCCGGTTCCTCTTCGAGGCCGGCGCCGTGCGCGGCGCCCACGTGCGCCTCGGCGCGGCGTGGCGGGCCGTGCAGGCGCGGCGCGACCACCCGCCCCCGGTGCGGGCCCTGCTCGGCGAGGCGCTCGCCGCGGCGCTCCTCATGACCAGCGGCCTCAAGGGCCGCGCCCGCCTCGATCTGCAGATCCAGGGCCCGGGGCCGGTGCGGCTGCTCCTTGTGCGGGCCACCACCGAGGGCGGCGTGCGGGGGCTGGCGCGCTGGGAGGGGGCGGTGCCGTCGGCGGGCGGGCTCGGCGCCCTGGTGGGTGCGGGGGGGGCTCGTGGCCCTCACCCTGGAGCCCGAGGGGATGGCTCGCCACCAGGGGGTGGTGCCCGCCGAGGGCGCGAGCCTTGCCGAGGCGCTCGAGCGCTATTTCGCCCGCTCCGAGCAGCTGCCGACCCGGTTTTGGCTCGCCGCCGACGCGGAGAGCGCGGCCGGGCTCATGCTCCAGGCCATGCCCAAGGGCGAGCCCCCCGACCCCGACCGGTGGCGCCGGGTGGAGGCGCTGGCGGCGACGGTGCGCGGCGACGAACTCCTGCGCCTCGACGCCGGCGCGCTCCTTCGCCGCCTCTTCCACGAGGAGCCCCTGCGCCTGTTCGACCCGACGCCGGTGGCCTTCCGCTGCGGCTGCTCACGCGAGCGGGTGGCGGAGCTCATGCGGGGGCTCGGCCGCGCCGAGGTCGAGGGGGTGCTCGCCGCCGAGGGCGAGGTGGTGGCGGAGTGCGCCTTCTGCGGCCGCCGCCACCGCCTCGACGCGGTGGACGTGGAGGCGGTGCTGAGCGGTGCCGCGCCCCCGCCCGGCGGTGCGCACTGAGGCGGCGGGCCGGGGCTCAG carries:
- a CDS encoding Hsp33 family molecular chaperone HslO; its protein translation is MRGGLVALTLEPEGMARHQGVVPAEGASLAEALERYFARSEQLPTRFWLAADAESAAGLMLQAMPKGEPPDPDRWRRVEALAATVRGDELLRLDAGALLRRLFHEEPLRLFDPTPVAFRCGCSRERVAELMRGLGRAEVEGVLAAEGEVVAECAFCGRRHRLDAVDVEAVLSGAAPPPGGAH